From Brassica oleracea var. oleracea cultivar TO1000 chromosome C3, BOL, whole genome shotgun sequence, a single genomic window includes:
- the LOC106328224 gene encoding probable small nuclear ribonucleoprotein F — protein sequence MATIPVNPKPFLNNLTGKTVIVKLKWGMEYKGFLASVDSYMNLQLGNTEEYIDGQLTGNLGEILIRCNNVLYVRGVPEDEELGDAEQD from the exons ACCATACCGGTTAACCCTAAGCCGTTCTTGAACAATTTGACCGGGAAGACGGTTATCGTTAAGCTCAAGTGGGGAATGGAATACAAAG GTTTCCTCGCCTCTGTTGACTCCTACATGAACTTGCAG CTGGGAAACACCGAGGAGTATATTGATGGACAGTTGACAGGAAACCTTGGAGAGATCTTGATCAG ATGCAACAACGTTTTGTACGTCCGAGGTGTGCCAGAAGATGAAGAACTCGGGGACGCCGAACAAGACTAG